A single Kryptolebias marmoratus isolate JLee-2015 linkage group LG7, ASM164957v2, whole genome shotgun sequence DNA region contains:
- the LOC108248617 gene encoding E3 ubiquitin-protein ligase TRIM21-like — protein MATALSEEQFLCPICLDSFNNPVSIPCGHNFCLECITHHWDLSSSSYCPMCKEIFLNRPNLRVNVGLRDITEQFRKSVKKKPVPAKRQISRKASKSDDIHCDICNENKLTAVKSCLVCQVSYCETHLTPHLRDPMMTKHRLTDPATFSTRHLCRNHNKTLEMFCKRDQTPVCMKCTETDHKHHEVVPMEKESRRIKTQIKKIQAEIENMIQTRIKKTEDIKNSMEQSKIDKERETESSEQLATMTVSAIERSQALLIEEFEQKHQAAERNAEELLDELETETSELHSRHTELEYLEDIKDPLHLLQSFSCLSTPVSSKDWSEVSIDPYFYTRTVREAFSKLVDLCKELEQKICAEEASKLSKYSVDVTLDPATAAEWLVLSPDGKKVSLSSQQRKQFLPSDPRRFDSCVAVLGKQRFTSGRHHWVVKVGDKTDWDLGVAKESINRKGSITVRPDNGYWAICRRKGESLRACAGPSVVLNLHEIPQKVGILLDYEEGSVSFYNMEAKTHIYTYKGCTFTEPLYPYFNPCLHDNGKNTTPLVICPV, from the exons ATGGCCACTGCATTGTCTGAGGAGCAGTTTCTGTGTCCCATCTGCCTGGATAGCTTCAACAACCCTGTGTCCATCCCATGTGGCCACAATTTCTGCTTAGAATGTATCACACATCACTGGGATTTGAGCAGTAGCTCATATTGCCCCATGTGCAAAGAGATCTTCCTGAACCGACCAAACCTCAGGGTAAATGTAGGCCTAAGAGACATCACCGAACAATTTAGGAA GTCGGTGAAGAAGAAACCAGTACcagcaaaaagacaaatctcAAGAAAAGCCTCAAAATCTGATGACATACATTGTGACATTTGTAATGAAAACAAGTTAACAGCAGTCAAGTCATGCCTTGTCTGCCAAGTATCTTATTGTGAAACACACCTGACACCTCATCTGAGGGATCCAATGATGACGAAGCACAGGCTGACTGATCCAGCTACCTTCAGCACCCGCCACCTCTGCAGAAACCACAACAAGACCCTGGAGATGTTCTGCAAGAGAGACCAGACACCTGTTTGTATGAAATGCACAGAGACAGACCATAAACACCATGAAGTTGTCCCTATGGAGAAGGAAAGCAGGAGGATCAAG ACTCAAATAAAGAAGATTCAAGCTGAGATTGAAAACATGATCCAGACCAggataaaaaagacagaagacatCAAAAACTCAATGGAACAAAGCAAA ATAGataaagaaagagagacagaatcAAGTGAGCAGCTTGCCACAATGACAGTAAGTGCCATTGAGAGAAGTCAAGCTTTGCTCATAGAGgagtttgaacaaaaacaccaagcAGCAGAAAGGAACGCAGAGGAGCTTCTTGATGAGCTTGAAACAGAGACTAGTGAGCTGCACAGCAGACACACTGAGCTGGAATACCTGGAGGACATCAAGGACCCTCTGCATCTTCTGCAG AGCTTCTCATGTTTGAGTACTCCAGTGTCCTCTAAAGACTGGTCTGAGGTCAGCATCGACCCATACTTTTACACAAGGACAGTGAGAGAAGCTTTCTCCAAGCTTGTGGACCTCTGCAAAGAACTTGAACAGAAAATATGTGCAGAAG AAGCAAGCAAGCTGAGTAAATATTCAG tggATGTAACTCTGGACCCTGCAACTGCTGCAGAGTGGTTAGTTTTATCCCCAGATGGTAAAAAG GTGAGCCTGAGCTcccaacaaagaaaacagttccTCCCCAGTGACCCCCGCAGGTTCGACTcctgtgttgctgttttgggGAAACAGAGGTTCACTTCTGGGAGACATCACTGGGTGGTGAAG GTTGGAGATAAAACAGACTGGGATCTTGGTGTGGCCAAGGAGTCTATCAACAGGAAGGGCTCCATCACCGTCCGTCCTGACAACGGTTACTGGGCAATCTGCCGGAGGAAAGGTGAAAGTCTGCGTGCCTGCGCAGGACCCTCTGTTGTCCTGAATCTCCATGAAATCCCTCAAAAAGTTGGCATATTGCTGGACTATGAAGAAGGATCTGTGTCCTTCTACAACATGGAAGCCAAGACCCATATCTACACTTACAAAGGATGTACCTTCACTGAGCCTCTGTACCCATACTTTAACCCCTGTCTTCATGACAACGGGAAAAACACTACACCACTGGTTATCTGTCCAGTATAA
- the si:dkeyp-74b6.2 gene encoding cerebellin-1 translates to MGVLSLLAAPTLPPQVVLLVGLLLLGHWGPSGVRCQNDTEPIVLEGKCLVVCDSTPSAEPSGNALGMSVRSGTGRVAFSAIRNTNHEPSEMSNRTMTIYFDQILVNVGSHFDPATSIFVAPRKGVYSFSFHVVKVYNRQTIQVSLVLNGWPVISAFAGDQDVTREAATNAGLVILERGDKAYLKLERGNLMGGWKYSTFSGFLVFPL, encoded by the exons ATGGGTGTTCTGTCTCTCCTTGCTGCACCCACCCTGCCACCCCAGGTGGTCCTTCTTGTTGGACTGCTGCTTCTAGGCCACTGGGGGCCTTCAGGAGTCAGATGTCAAAATGACACTGAGCCAATTGTGTTGGAGGGAAAGTGTCTGGTTGTGTGTGATTCCACTCCATCAGCAGAGCCATCAGGAAATGCTCTGGGCATGTCAGTGAGGTCTGGAACCGGCCGGGTGGCATTTTCTGCCATCCGTAACACCAACCATGAACCCTCAGAGATGAGCAATCGCACCATGACCATCTACTTTGACCAG attttagtgaacgttggcagccattttgatccAGCAACAAGCATCTTTGTGGCCCCCAGGAAAGGAGTCTACAGTTTCAGCTTCCATGTTGTTAAAGTTTACAACAGGCAGACAATACAA gtcagTTTAGTTCTCAACGGCTGGCCAGTGATCTCGGCTTTTGCAGGTGACCAGGATGTGACGAGGGAAGCAGCCACCAACGCTGGGCTGGTGATACTGGAGCGAGGAGACAAGGCTTACCTAAAACTGGAGAGGGGGAACCTGATGGGAGGGTGGAAGTACTCCACCTTTTCTGGGTTTCTGGTGTTCCCCTTGTAG